Proteins encoded in a region of the Trichosurus vulpecula isolate mTriVul1 chromosome 9, mTriVul1.pri, whole genome shotgun sequence genome:
- the LOC118832152 gene encoding endogenous retrovirus group K member 8 Gag polyprotein-like, with product MEQAASVGGHLAPNVEARTLDSDPIDAPAPTRPDSENPLKVSVRVYRHHGITTIQRTDKVCPWFIVNGPDIHPGKWQKVGRDLNERLKQEGPESVPINAFSLWSLINDIIEGSTGDKGARQLLVQAESCLTPLSRAASASSLHAENSQDKEEVKSPPPTPTAKSIYPPLPNPVEETLTFPVFPTERKVGMNTAPENESGPLPDENAANLDVEAAAYNPQEVFVSHTFSPPPYLLPPLVDLTQIQRDLTQRMAELRKTVNMQNQYHQMVKEFSALQASLQKALLPPSAPKGTVIALPQDKIPQPKQKQKSLLFPILRSNTQNRPKDAEDTNSDKHPPENSAGLEESEEESQEEEVEDDDRESDSEEDSKSCSSKYKAPKFKNIKDLHAAVKKYGPNAPFTLSALEAIGQGGYLLPGEWVRVAQAALSRGQFLTWKAEFEYHCQTIEKRNLKSKANRDWTFEKLAGRGEYALEKKQRKLPTGLLEQTAHAANRAWRALPVTGSPFTPLNKITQRKDEEYSDFVSRLLETAERTLGNEASDDLIIKRLAFENANGPCRSVLNGQWQDKTLNEMIKLCRDIQDPTAAKIEKMSQAVLALQNPMKNMSEAFLTIGAAVDNTVKTCFKCGAEGHFARQCPMNQPNPTAQKRRAAPATPCPRCRKGFHWGNTCRATHDIEGKPLPPLSGNGWRGPPRTPQGLAQPATGTHPAHSSPEQRQAVQEWTCVPPPPQY from the exons GTCACTTGGCGCCCAACGTGGAGGCTCGAACGCTGGACAGTGACCCGATAGACGCCCCCGCCCCGACTCGTCCGGACTCCGAAAACCCCCTTAAGGTAAGTGTTCGCGTCTATCGACATCATGGGATCACCACTATCCAAAGAACAG ataaggtatgTCCCTGGTTCATTGTTAATGGTCCAGATATACACCCGGGGAAATGGCAGAAAGTAGGGAGAGATCTTAATGAAAGATTGAAACAAGAAGGTCCCGAGTCAGTTCCCATAAATGCCTTCTCCCTCTGGTCCTTAATTAATGACATTATTGAGGGATCAACAGGAGACAAAGGTGCCCGCCAGTTACTCGTTCAGGCGGAATCCTGTCTCACGCCACTTTCTCGCGCTGCTTCTGCTTCCTCCCTTCACGCAGAAAACTCACAAgacaaagaggaagtaaaatctcctccccctacccctacCGCCAAGTCCATTTACCCGCCACTCCCTAACCCTGTTGAAGAGACACTCACTTTCCCGGTCTTCCCTACCGAGAGGAAAGTCGGCATGAATACTGCCCCCGAAAACGAAAGCGGCCCGCTCCCTGACGAGAACGCAGCCAATTTGGACGTTGAGGCTGCTGCATACAACCCTCAGGAAGTGTTCGTATCCCatactttctccccacccccctattTACTACCCCCCCTCGTGGACCTTACCCAAATCCAAAGAGATTTGACCCAGCGCATGGCTGAATTAAGAAAGACAGTCAATATGCAGAATCAATATCACCAAATGGTAAAGGAGTTCTCGGCGCTACAAGCGTCCCTGCAGAAGGCACtgcttcctccctctgccccaaaAGGCACTGTTATAGCACTCCCTCAAGACAAAATTCCccaaccaaaacagaaacagaaatcccttctctttcctattcttaGAAGCAATACACAGAATAGACCTAAAGATGCAGAGGACACAAACTCTGATAAGCACCCCCCTGAAAATAGCGCAGGACTTGAAGAGTCCgaggaggaaagccaggaggaggaagtggaggatgATGACCGGGAATCTGATTCAGAGGAGGACAGTAAATCATGCTCCTCTAAATACAAAGCCCCaaagtttaaaaatatcaaaGATCTCCATGCAGCAGTGAAAAAATATGGTCCCAATGCCCCTTTCACTCTCTCTGCCCTTGAGGCTATAGGACAAGGAGGTTATCTGCTGCCCGGGGAATGGGTGCGAGTAGCTCAGGCCGCCCTATCAAGGGGACAATTCCTAACCtggaaagcagaatttgaatatcACTGTCAAACCATCgaaaaaagaaacttgaaatcTAAGGCTAATAGGGATTGGACTTTTGAAAAATTAGCAGGACGAGGTGAATATGCgttagagaaaaaacaaagaaagttaccTACAGGCTTGCTAGAACAGACTGCTCACGCGGCTAATCGCGCTTGGAGAGCCCTTCCTGTTACAGGCTCCCCCTTTACACCCCTTAATAAGATCactcaaagaaaagatgaagagtaCTCTGACTTTGTCAGTCGACTGTTAGAGACGGCTGAGAGGACATTAGGAAATGAGGCATCAGATGATTTAATTATCAAAAGACTGGCTTTTGAGAATGCAAATGGCCCATGTAGGAGTGTACTGAATGGTCAATGGCAGGATAAGACATTAAATGAGATGATTAAACTATGCCGCGATATCCAAGATCCTACAGcagcaaaaattgaaaaaatgtcTCAGGCGGTATTGGCCTTACAAAACCCTATGAAAAACATGTCAGAGGCATTTCTAACTATAGGAGCAGCTGTTGATAATACTGTGAAAACCTGTTTTAAATGTGGAGCCGAGGGTCATTTTGCCAGACAATGCCCCATGAATCAACCTAATCCCACCGCTCAGAAAAGGCGCGCAGCACCTGCCACCCCGTGTCCCAGGTGCAGAAAAGGGTTTCACTGGGGGAATACATGCAGAGCAACACATGATATAGAGGGCAAACCCCTCCCCCCGTTGTCGGGAAACGGCTGGCGGGGTCCGCCCCGGACCCCTCAAGGACTGGCCCAGCCAGCCACGGGGACCCACCCTGCCCACAGCTCTCCAGAGCAACGGCAGGCAGTGCAGGAGTGGACTTGTGTGCCACCGCCGCCGCAATATTGA